The Tubulanus polymorphus chromosome 6, tnTubPoly1.2, whole genome shotgun sequence genome includes a region encoding these proteins:
- the LOC141906959 gene encoding uncharacterized protein LOC141906959, with protein MLQNVTLIHPSSGRLNQHPHHRLYKPHKNLDKMVNEYLTTAPSLPPPSDQQQQTTENNAIVVMDTVPDDAFDSGYNSDSPVDNHKRLNIDFDEDENISEPGPAEPSPPTKPAATEPTALTPAALRNKSDSEHMQKLPVYFGQSALQISPQSAPHLAHHIIGSTPHQVVQQAPHMFPQPAPHTPPQSAPCTSPTPRTSPTPRTFPYQSSMFDLDFSLKRQPLENIPVTATWTNNPQIVRAPSPPPPLLIPPPRTNIVSTLQGHFAKTIVDKFQKNFYQYQQQHQQQQQQHHQHHQHQRSPVDFMWNRHQHTLDILQSARRQKAIAAAGAAGTAAAGTAPPPLLKIPEYLPQKTYHQYNRFNSPSSNHLHLHRYEFDSNTSRHLKGVWFNQQREQFYYQYQKRYQIAHIPLIRPVPAVSTHSAPVSNQSASVLRSQPGQLSPCNQPVPHNQHASLNQPVPHNQLASCNQPGRCIQPASCNQPVGHCIQPASCNQPVGCCIQPASWSPSEPGVYHRRDINRSAAPMFSSNESIDMMSPPAAAAAVGGRDLIIPTSTNNNGHTRMLPGNEPSHVLPGNRSVQQMISVRRVCSDYERESPAIPMNLVKPYEPKYFQNLPKEHVDNLSKEHDLKEDDANKENIETTNDKTTTDDDEINVIDLMEKCIIGLLERGVIDLSAETTSLSRLFRDKLDGVDTMCTCQKCGNRPLRGYRPPRDAAKNNPVAQMCYAKGYGERPVKRRNNAKFKHGTTVTAATERFNKSFGLFSFTSSSSADGFIQQPVDMTITDDVIDSCLNSCKSGDVELSFDIAAATTTMTAQPADFDIDIDDLRSRINEQSKLFGLSNLPETTTEINDLRQNASANSTDTVTESTNERLSPKRCLDDETIEQNIPVKRNRSFSR; from the coding sequence ATGTTACAGAACGTCACTTTGATTCATCCATCTTCAGGACGACTTAACCAGCATCCGCATCATCGCTTATATAAACCACACAAAAACCTCGACAAAATGGTGAACGAGTATCTAACAACGGCACCATCGCTACCGCCACCTAGTGACCAACAACAACAGACTACGGAAAATAACGCAATCGTCGTCATGGATACGGTACCGGATGACGCGTTCGATAGCGGATATAATTCAGACAGTCCCGTCGATAATCATAAGAGATTAAACATCGATTTTGATGAGGATGAAAATATCTCAGAACCTGGACCAGCAGAACCTTCACCACCAACAAAACCTGCAGCAACAGAACCTACAGCACTAACACCAGCAGCACTTAGAAATAAGAGTGATTCAGAACACATGCAAAAACTGCCTGTGTATTTCGGCCAGTCAGCCCTTCAAATATCCCCTCAATCGGCTCCACATCTAGCCCATCACATAATTGGCTCAACTCCTCATCAAGTGGTTCAACAAGCCCCTCACATGTTCCCTCAACCAGCCCCTCATACGCCCCCTCAATCAGCACCTTGTACTTCCCCAACTCCTCGCACTTCCCCAACTCCTCGCACTTTCCCCTACCAGTCATCAATGTTTGATTTAGATTTCAGCCTCAAACGTCAACCATTGGAGAATATACCAGTGACCGCTACATGGACGAATAACCCTCAAATAGTCAGAGCACCATCACCACCTCCTCCACTGCTTATACCTCCTCCGCGTACAAACATTGTCTCCACGCTTCAAGGACATTTCGCAAAAACGATTGTGgacaaatttcagaaaaacttttaccagtatcagcagcagcatcaacaacagcagcagcagcatcatcaacatcatcaacatcaaCGATCACCGGTTGATTTCATGTGGAATCGACATCAGCACACGCTTGATATTCTACAATCAGCGAGGAGACAAAAAGCCATAgcagctgctggtgctgctggtactgctgctgctggtactGCACCACCACCATTACTGAAAATACCTGAATATCTACCACAAAAGACTTATCATCAATACAACAGATTCAACTCCCCTTCCTCTaatcatcttcatcttcacAGATATGAGTTTGATAGTAACACTTCTCGCCACTTGAAAGGtgtttggtttaatcaacaacgTGAAcagttttattatcaatatcaaaagAGATATCAAATAGCACACATTCCATTAATCAGGCCGGTACCTGCTGTATCTACGCATTCAGCACCTGTCTCAAACCAGTCAGCATCTGTACTGCGCAGCCAGCCCGGACAACTGTCTCCGTGCAATCAACCTGTTCCTCATAATCAGCATGCTTCTCTAAACCAGCCTGTTCCTCACAACCAGCTTGCTTCATGCAACCAGCCTGGGCGTTGTATCCAGCCTGCTTCATGCAACCAGCCTGTCGGTCATTGTATCCAGCCTGCTTCATGCAACCAGCCTGTCGGTTGTTGTATCCAGCCTGCTAGTTGGTCTCCGAGTGAACCCGGAGTATATCACCGCAGAGATATTAATAGATCTGCTGCTCCAATGTTCTCGAGTAATGAATCTATTGACATGATGtcaccaccagcagcagcagcagcagtgggTGGACGTGATCTGATAATACCTACATCAACGAACAACAATGGGCATACTCGTATGTTACCAGGCAATGAGCCTAGTCACGTGTTACCAGGCAACAGATCGGTCCAACAGATGATTTCGGTTAGACGGGTTTGTAGCGATTACGAACGGGAATCACCGGCGATCCCGATGAATCTCGTCAAACCTTACGAACCGAAGTACTTCCAAAACTTACCGAAAGAACACGTCGATAATCTGAGTAAAGAGCACGACTTGAAGGAGGACGACGCGAATAAAGAGAACATCGAAACAACAAACGATAAAACAAcaaccgacgacgacgaaatcAACGTCATTGATTTAATGGAGAAATGTATCATCGGATTGTTAGAACGGGGTGTAATCGATCTGTCAGCTGAGACGACCTCGTTGTCGAGATTATTCCGAGATAAACTCGACGGAGTCGATACTATGTGTACGTGTCAGAAGTGCGGTAACCGACCGCTGCGTGGTTACCGTCCTCCGCGTGATGCCGCTAAAAACAATCCTGTCGCTCAGATGTGTTACGCGAAGGGTTACGGCGAACGACCCGTGAAACGACGCAACAATGCAAAATTCAAACACGGTACCACGGTTACCGCGGCGACAGAACGTTTCAATAAATCGTTCGGGTTATTCTCGTTTACGTCATCGTCGTCGGCAGACGGATTTATTCAACAACCGGTCGACATGACGAtcaccgatgacgtcatcgactcgTGTTTGAACTCGTGTAAATCGGGAGACGTCGAGTTGAGTTTCGATATCGCCGCGGCCACCACAACAATGACGGCGCAGCCCGCTGATTTTGATATCGATATCGACGATCTTCGGTCGCGGATTAACGAACAATCGAAGTTGTTCGGATTGTCAAATTTACCGGAAACGACGAcagaaataaatgatttacGGCAGAATGCGTCTGCCAACTCCACGGATACAGTCACTGAATCAACCAATGAGAGGCTTAGCCCTAAGCGTTGCCTCGACGATGAgacaatcgaacagaatataCCGGTGAAAAGAAACCGATCATTTTcacgatga
- the LOC141907240 gene encoding translin-like: protein MALTSNMSEIFTSFQEYLKHDQEIREEIRSQVREIEQLAREIITGLQAVHQPVGLKNISTICQTARNSLKGIEKYYAGLESKIPDGQYYRFHDHWKFVSQRLVFICALIVYLETESLITKDETAAMLGVKSNKEDGFHIDLDDFLMGLLLVASELSRLAVNSVTAGDYTRPVRIGSFVGDLDSGFRLLNLKNDALRKRFDGLKYDIKKIEEVIYDLSIRGLLRNHHDDEASTAATPAEAADTDQKDTKS, encoded by the exons ATGGCTTTAACATCAAACATGTCTGAGATATTCACGTCATTTCAAGAGTACCTTAAACACGACCAAGAAATAAGAGAG gaaattcgaagtcaagtCCGGGAAATTGAACAATTGGCTCGCGAAATTATAACAGGACTTCAGGCTGTTCATCAACCTGTAGGATTAAAAAATA TTTCCACAATCTGTCAAACAGCTCGCAATAGTTTAAAAGGCATCGAGAAATATTACGCTGGATTGGAATCAAAAATTCCGGACGGACAGTATTACAG ATTTCATGATCATTGGAAGTTCGTAAGTCAACGTTTGGTTTTCATTTGCGCGTTAATTGTTTACCTGGAAACTGAATCTTTAATCACTAAAGATGAAACAGCTGCAATGTTAGGAG TCAAATCGAACAAGGAAGACGgatttcatatagatttaGATGATTTTCTAATGGGTTTATTACTCGTAGCCAGTGAATtg TCTCGTCTGGCGGTGAATTCGGTAACCGCCGGTGATTACACGCGACCGGTACGAATCGGTTCGTTCGTCGGCGATTTAGATTCCGGATTTCGTTTGTTGAATCTAAAAAACGACGCGCTTCGTAAACGCTTCGACGGATTGAAATACGACATCAAGAAAATCGAGGAAGTCATCTACGATTTATCGATTCGAGGTTTATTACGGAATCACCACGACGATGAGGCTTCCACTGCCGCGACACCTGCGGAAGCTGCGGATACTGATCAAAAGGATACGAAATCTTGA